One Leptolyngbya subtilissima AS-A7 genomic window carries:
- a CDS encoding DUF2281 domain-containing protein, whose protein sequence is MNIEQALLEQVRSLTPAQQQAVLDFAAFLQQKVPVALKEPIPGLHKDIPYCMADDFDAPLPDEFWLGES, encoded by the coding sequence GTGAACATTGAACAAGCCTTGCTAGAGCAGGTACGCTCTCTCACCCCAGCACAACAGCAGGCCGTTTTAGACTTTGCCGCCTTCCTCCAGCAAAAGGTACCCGTGGCGCTGAAAGAGCCTATTCCTGGTCTACACAAAGACATTCCCTATTGCATGGCTGATGATTTTGATGCCCCCCTGCCAGACGAATTTTGGCTAGGAGAATCATGA
- a CDS encoding SWIM zinc finger family protein: MANFSCTWWGRNFIDAIERLTDSGRLQRGRSYASGGKVKSFEIDGGLVTAKVRGSVNPYFGVTTEPTYTTTIDFTPISKVKWADAIALIASKASLISRLLLNEIPDNIEDSFKTLGLNLLPASEKDFKTQCSCPDYSNPCKHIAGVYYLIAAELDRDPFLLFELRGLPREELKAELAKSPLGQALSAELSAQQRSSDPVEHYYTQPQTVEASSPSLKEFWQGEKRLPQTIEAATTSAVPAILVKKQGDFPAFWTRDNSFIEAMESLYDRVRSKNKDRL; this comes from the coding sequence ATGGCAAACTTTAGCTGCACCTGGTGGGGAAGGAACTTTATCGATGCGATCGAGCGACTGACTGACTCGGGCCGATTGCAGCGGGGGCGATCCTACGCCAGTGGTGGCAAGGTTAAGAGCTTTGAGATCGACGGCGGGCTAGTCACGGCCAAGGTGCGTGGGTCGGTGAACCCCTACTTTGGAGTGACGACAGAACCGACATACACAACCACGATCGACTTTACGCCGATCAGCAAAGTTAAGTGGGCGGATGCGATCGCCCTGATCGCTTCCAAAGCCAGCCTGATCTCCCGGCTGCTGCTGAACGAAATTCCCGACAACATCGAAGACAGCTTCAAAACCCTAGGGCTGAACCTGCTGCCCGCTAGTGAAAAAGACTTTAAGACTCAGTGCTCGTGCCCCGACTATAGCAACCCCTGCAAACACATCGCCGGAGTCTACTATCTGATCGCCGCCGAGTTGGATCGTGATCCCTTCCTGCTGTTTGAGCTGCGAGGGTTACCCAGAGAAGAGCTTAAAGCCGAGCTAGCCAAATCGCCCTTAGGGCAAGCGCTCTCGGCAGAACTGTCGGCCCAGCAGCGATCGTCCGACCCCGTCGAGCATTACTACACTCAGCCGCAGACCGTCGAAGCGTCGTCCCCCAGCCTGAAGGAATTTTGGCAGGGAGAGAAGCGCCTACCTCAGACCATTGAGGCCGCCACAACCTCGGCGGTGCCAGCAATTTTGGTCAAAAAGCAGGGCGATTTTCCCGCCTTTTGGACGCGTGACAACTCATTCATAGAAGCGATGGAAAGCCTTTACGATCGCGTCCGCAGCAAAAACAAAGACCGCCTGTAG
- a CDS encoding GNAT family N-acetyltransferase: MQLTLTTPRLILRPFTVSDASDVHVLVSAREVAALAANIPHPYQQGMAERWIATHESAYTTGLGVTFAITQRVDERLCGAINFIINRDHHNAELGYWIGLPYWNQGYATEAARELIQYGFSHLDLHRIYASHLGRNLASGRVMQKVGMRYEGCLRQHFLKWGVYEDVMYYGVIRNEFSA; the protein is encoded by the coding sequence GTGCAACTCACGCTTACTACGCCACGTCTCATCCTGCGGCCTTTCACCGTATCCGATGCGTCCGATGTTCATGTGTTAGTGAGTGCCCGAGAAGTTGCGGCACTAGCGGCAAATATTCCACATCCTTATCAGCAAGGGATGGCGGAGCGATGGATTGCGACCCACGAATCTGCCTATACAACAGGCCTCGGTGTTACATTTGCCATCACGCAACGCGTGGATGAAAGGCTCTGTGGTGCCATCAACTTTATAATCAACCGAGATCATCACAATGCTGAGCTTGGGTATTGGATCGGTCTCCCGTACTGGAACCAAGGTTACGCAACGGAGGCTGCTAGAGAACTGATTCAATATGGCTTTTCACACCTTGACCTACACCGTATCTACGCCTCACATCTTGGGCGGAATCTTGCTTCTGGACGAGTTATGCAGAAGGTAGGCATGCGTTACGAAGGCTGCTTACGGCAGCACTTTTTGAAGTGGGGCGTATATGAGGATGTCATGTATTACGGAGTAATACGTAACGAATTTTCGGCTTAA
- a CDS encoding MOSC domain-containing protein, translating to MTIKLGRVSELVCYPVKSMAGTSVESAFLDWHGLLGDRRFAFRRLNTNSGSPWLTASRLPQLILYRPCGFKQSLGEPQPTHVLTPSGEYLELLSEKLNREVSDRFGRRVEMMHLRNGIFDDSTVSVINSATVAHVCREGGVGIDKRRFRANIVLDGGEGGAFAEDSWVGSTLVFGEEESGPAVYVTKRNGRCIIINLDPETGEQTPRVMNAVVQLNDNNAGIYGTVVRTGRIQIHDPVTLVQSARLPQTAHSLPFG from the coding sequence GTGACAATCAAACTCGGACGTGTAAGCGAACTCGTGTGCTATCCAGTTAAGTCGATGGCAGGCACGTCGGTGGAGTCGGCATTTCTAGACTGGCACGGATTGCTTGGCGATCGCCGGTTTGCTTTCCGTCGCCTCAACACCAACAGTGGATCTCCATGGTTGACAGCAAGTCGCCTACCGCAGTTAATCCTCTATCGGCCTTGCGGATTTAAGCAATCGCTTGGTGAGCCCCAGCCAACCCACGTCCTGACACCATCCGGGGAATATCTTGAGCTGTTGAGCGAAAAACTGAACCGTGAGGTCAGCGATCGCTTTGGTAGGCGCGTCGAGATGATGCACCTGCGAAACGGCATCTTCGACGATTCAACGGTCTCTGTAATTAACTCGGCGACCGTCGCGCACGTGTGTCGCGAAGGTGGAGTTGGCATCGATAAGAGGCGCTTCAGAGCCAATATCGTGCTTGATGGTGGCGAAGGAGGAGCTTTTGCCGAAGACAGCTGGGTCGGAAGCACGTTGGTGTTTGGCGAAGAAGAGTCTGGACCAGCCGTGTATGTCACAAAGCGAAACGGACGGTGCATAATCATCAACCTCGATCCGGAAACGGGAGAGCAAACGCCGCGTGTCATGAATGCGGTTGTGCAGCTAAACGACAACAATGCCGGCATCTACGGAACGGTTGTGAGAACCGGGCGAATTCAGATTCACGACCCGGTAACTTTGGTACAGAGTGCGCGGCTGCCCCAAACAGCTCACTCTCTACCTTTTGGCTGA
- a CDS encoding FdhF/YdeP family oxidoreductase translates to MTQLDQNEDQAPSTAASDRDLPEKLSTAEPTADHMPIGGGLPIIQYWAQKTLSPQGPQIWQTLFHKSACLSCAWGTGGQNGGFINELEEPLQRCMKSVQAISSELQPGLGDHFFARHTISELQALTSREADRLGRLSFPVILRAGSDHYEPIAWEEIYQLTTAGFSLPPERVASYSSGRSSNEAAFLLQLMVRALGSNNLADCSDLCHAPSTVSLNKVFGTGTSLVSLESLRQADCVVLVGSNAPANHPRLMNELIELRDRGGKVLVINPVREVGLAKFGSPAHPLRLVQGQDIASMFLQPIPGSDLALFVGIQKVLLERGWVQFDYLKAHTENWQAVIDQVAAADWESIIATCGLTLTEIVAAAEMIHSSQNVVFAWAMGITHQANSVDNIYSIANTALMTGNVGKPGAGLMPIRGHSNVQGFGSMGVTAHLKDSIREALEKLLGKSLKRESGYDARALIEASDRGEVDTLLCLGGNLYAANPDLTQAKRALGNIDTIIYLATKPNQGHFHGLAQQNTIIVPVYARFENPHKTTVESGNNFVRLNSPGKTHLTKGDLVTEIDFLAELAHRIHGEDPIQWRRLHDTRYVRQLIAQAIPGYEKIGEIDDTNAEFTISGRIFLEPKFPTPSGKAEMQPTPLPDLTLPTLQDFGLPNTQPSAMVLALITGRSYGQHNTVVYKEADEYRGMPHRHCILMNPSDAERSGFAQHQRVSVRGDAGQLDNIEIIFGEVRSGAALMFYPEANVLMKARIEKRAGTPAYKRVPVAVFLR, encoded by the coding sequence ATGACTCAACTTGACCAGAATGAGGATCAAGCTCCTTCGACTGCCGCCAGCGATCGCGATTTGCCCGAAAAGCTTTCTACTGCCGAGCCAACAGCAGACCATATGCCCATCGGTGGCGGTCTGCCGATCATTCAATATTGGGCACAAAAGACCCTCTCACCCCAGGGGCCGCAGATTTGGCAAACCCTGTTTCACAAGAGCGCCTGCCTATCGTGTGCCTGGGGCACCGGGGGACAAAATGGCGGCTTTATCAACGAGCTAGAAGAACCGCTCCAGCGCTGCATGAAAAGCGTGCAGGCTATTTCGTCAGAGCTGCAACCGGGTTTGGGCGACCATTTCTTTGCCCGCCACACTATTTCTGAGCTGCAAGCGCTCACCTCCCGCGAGGCCGATCGCCTCGGTCGCCTGAGCTTTCCGGTAATTCTCCGGGCCGGGTCTGACCACTACGAGCCGATCGCTTGGGAAGAGATCTACCAGCTCACCACCGCTGGTTTTTCGCTACCGCCAGAGCGGGTAGCCTCCTACAGCTCGGGGCGATCGTCCAACGAGGCGGCCTTTTTGCTCCAGCTGATGGTGCGAGCGCTCGGCTCCAACAACCTGGCCGACTGTTCTGACCTGTGCCACGCCCCCTCGACCGTCAGTTTGAATAAGGTGTTTGGCACCGGCACTTCGCTAGTTAGCCTAGAGAGCCTGCGTCAAGCCGACTGCGTGGTGTTGGTGGGGTCAAATGCCCCCGCCAACCACCCCCGGCTGATGAATGAGCTGATCGAACTGCGCGATCGCGGCGGCAAAGTCCTCGTCATTAACCCAGTTAGAGAGGTGGGCCTGGCCAAGTTTGGCTCCCCGGCACACCCGCTGCGGCTGGTGCAGGGCCAAGACATTGCGTCAATGTTTTTGCAGCCGATACCGGGCAGCGACCTGGCCCTATTTGTGGGCATTCAAAAGGTGCTGCTAGAGAGGGGCTGGGTGCAGTTTGACTACCTCAAGGCCCATACCGAGAATTGGCAGGCCGTGATCGACCAGGTGGCCGCTGCTGATTGGGAGTCGATCATTGCCACCTGCGGCCTCACGCTGACGGAAATTGTCGCCGCTGCGGAGATGATTCACAGCAGCCAGAACGTCGTCTTTGCCTGGGCGATGGGCATCACCCACCAGGCCAACAGCGTTGACAACATCTATAGCATCGCCAATACCGCCCTGATGACCGGCAACGTTGGCAAACCCGGCGCGGGCCTGATGCCCATTCGGGGCCACTCCAACGTGCAGGGCTTTGGCTCGATGGGAGTGACGGCCCACCTCAAAGACAGCATTCGCGAGGCGCTGGAGAAACTGCTGGGCAAATCGCTCAAGCGCGAATCGGGCTACGACGCCCGCGCTCTGATCGAAGCTAGCGATCGCGGTGAAGTCGATACCCTGCTGTGCCTGGGGGGCAACCTCTACGCCGCCAACCCGGATCTCACCCAAGCCAAGCGCGCCTTGGGCAACATTGACACGATTATCTACCTCGCGACCAAGCCAAACCAGGGCCATTTCCACGGGTTGGCGCAACAAAACACGATCATCGTGCCCGTCTACGCCCGCTTTGAGAACCCCCACAAAACCACCGTCGAGTCGGGCAACAACTTTGTGCGGCTCAATAGCCCAGGCAAAACCCACCTTACTAAGGGCGACCTAGTGACGGAGATCGACTTTTTGGCGGAGCTGGCCCACCGCATTCATGGGGAAGATCCAATTCAGTGGCGGCGACTACACGACACCCGCTACGTGCGTCAGCTAATCGCCCAGGCTATTCCCGGCTACGAAAAAATTGGCGAGATCGATGACACCAACGCTGAGTTCACCATTAGCGGTCGCATCTTTCTAGAACCCAAATTCCCCACGCCCTCAGGAAAAGCCGAGATGCAGCCGACGCCACTGCCTGACCTGACGCTGCCTACGTTGCAAGACTTTGGCTTACCTAATACCCAGCCTTCTGCTATGGTGCTGGCGCTAATTACCGGACGCAGCTACGGCCAGCACAACACCGTGGTTTACAAGGAAGCCGACGAGTATCGAGGTATGCCCCACCGCCACTGCATTTTGATGAATCCTTCAGATGCTGAGCGATCGGGCTTTGCGCAGCACCAGCGGGTCAGCGTGCGGGGGGATGCGGGGCAGCTCGACAACATTGAGATTATTTTTGGGGAGGTGCGATCGGGTGCAGCGCTGATGTTTTACCCCGAAGCCAATGTGCTGATGAAGGCGCGAATTGAGAAACGAGCGGGGACCCCAGCCTATAAACGCGTACCTGTAGCAGTGTTCTTGCGCTGA
- a CDS encoding DEAD/DEAH box helicase — protein MMQILRGTWIPQPATDFVQTGAFYLWVETQARNRQRAPHTHPQHLSEADLAAVLTDELGLKSPDRRPPESFIAPRTFLLPTVDGQPLPSLELSRYLEVDIPDSFDWQYWQIDCYQVPVLADLIGLLNNLHFLAVYNLAEVQVGADLLFWYHYTQAFKQVILRDQYIPALKYRQPAGAKASTQRKAAGTKTTTKQQVAKSEPEFEIYPGWEIIGDRYHEHIQTYIDYMPLLCVAGFEELPPTPTFYDRETLLRHFSECWLNELVRGTAFPQNFLKTVEGTLIQDCLKADLQRPTTSAAALEQYQQWQGWRDRIVRTQTDQTFYLYFHLQDPVKPEDPWQLQFQVAPKHDPSLRVSLDDYWRMPPKQQKEVKAQLGDNFEQHLLMNLGYAARIYPDLWHGLETDKPVGIYMNLDTAFTFLKESAWVLEDAGYKVIVPAWWTPKGRQRAKVRLRAKGKSVGGSDTSKGYFSYDTLVQYQYDLAIGDQPVTEQEWQQLVNAKSPLVKFRGQWMELDQDKMQQMLEFWQQQAAENPEMSLLDFMRLTSGEADDSLEVEFDRDDALATMLTQLSDKTRLELTPDPDQLQGHLRDYQKRGLSWLHYLENLGLNGCLADDMGLGKTVQVIARLIQEREETAQPIPPTLLIAPTSVVGNWHHEIQKFAPHLRAVVHHGGERNQDTKAFNTLCRDHDVVITSFTLTRKDAKLLESITWHRIVLDEAQNIKNPKTAQTKAILKLNANHRLALTGTPVENRLMDLWSIFNFLNPGYLGTQTQFRKQFELPIQKENSPARSATLKKLVEPFILRRLKTDQSIIKDLPDKVEQKLFCNLTPEQASLYEAVLKDVTEQIETSEGIQRQGLILATLTKLKQICNHPRQFLQDNSEFAPERSHKLSRLLEMLDEVVAEGESALVFSQFREIGDALEHHLRHTCHYNTYYIHGGTNRKKREQMIADFQNPDTEPAIFVLSLKAAGVGITLTQANHVFHFDRWWNPAVEDQATDRAFRIGQKKNVFVHKFVAMGTLEERIDQMIEDKKKLAGAIVGADESWLTELDNDAFKQLIALNKNAIMD, from the coding sequence ATGATGCAAATTCTCCGCGGCACTTGGATACCTCAGCCCGCTACCGACTTTGTGCAGACAGGGGCTTTTTACCTGTGGGTAGAAACCCAGGCTAGGAACCGACAGCGAGCGCCCCACACCCATCCTCAACATTTGTCCGAGGCCGATTTAGCGGCAGTGCTCACTGATGAGCTAGGCCTGAAGTCGCCCGATCGCCGTCCCCCAGAGTCCTTCATCGCTCCTCGCACCTTTCTGCTGCCCACGGTGGATGGTCAGCCTCTCCCCTCCTTAGAGCTATCCCGCTATTTAGAAGTAGACATCCCAGATAGCTTTGACTGGCAGTACTGGCAGATCGATTGCTACCAAGTTCCGGTGCTCGCTGACCTAATTGGCCTGCTGAACAATCTGCACTTTCTCGCTGTCTACAACCTGGCGGAGGTGCAGGTGGGTGCCGACCTGCTGTTTTGGTACCACTACACCCAGGCGTTTAAGCAGGTGATTCTGCGCGATCAGTACATCCCAGCCTTGAAGTACCGGCAGCCTGCTGGTGCTAAGGCATCCACCCAGCGCAAAGCAGCTGGAACAAAGACAACAACCAAACAGCAGGTAGCTAAGTCAGAGCCAGAGTTTGAGATTTACCCGGGGTGGGAAATTATTGGCGATCGCTACCACGAGCACATCCAAACCTACATCGATTACATGCCCCTGCTTTGTGTCGCTGGGTTTGAGGAACTGCCCCCAACACCGACGTTCTACGATCGCGAAACCCTGCTGCGTCACTTTTCAGAATGCTGGCTAAACGAACTGGTGCGGGGTACGGCATTTCCCCAAAACTTTCTTAAAACTGTAGAAGGCACGCTAATTCAGGATTGCTTAAAGGCTGATCTTCAGCGTCCTACAACATCGGCGGCAGCATTAGAACAATATCAGCAGTGGCAGGGATGGCGCGATCGCATTGTCCGCACCCAAACCGATCAGACCTTCTATCTCTACTTTCATCTGCAAGATCCGGTCAAACCAGAGGATCCCTGGCAGCTTCAGTTTCAAGTTGCTCCCAAGCATGACCCTTCCCTCAGAGTGTCTCTCGACGACTACTGGCGCATGCCTCCCAAGCAGCAAAAGGAGGTGAAAGCCCAGCTCGGCGACAACTTTGAGCAGCATTTACTCATGAACTTGGGCTATGCCGCCCGCATCTACCCAGATTTGTGGCATGGCCTGGAGACCGACAAGCCTGTCGGCATCTATATGAATTTAGACACCGCCTTCACCTTCCTCAAAGAATCGGCCTGGGTGTTAGAAGATGCCGGCTACAAAGTCATTGTCCCCGCATGGTGGACGCCCAAGGGTCGTCAGCGGGCCAAGGTGCGGCTGCGGGCTAAGGGCAAATCGGTGGGCGGCAGCGACACATCTAAGGGCTACTTTTCCTACGACACTCTGGTGCAATACCAGTACGATCTAGCGATCGGCGACCAGCCCGTCACCGAGCAAGAGTGGCAGCAACTCGTCAACGCCAAATCGCCCCTGGTTAAGTTTCGCGGCCAGTGGATGGAGCTAGATCAAGACAAAATGCAGCAAATGCTGGAGTTTTGGCAGCAGCAGGCGGCCGAAAACCCTGAGATGAGCCTGCTTGACTTCATGCGTCTAACCAGCGGCGAGGCCGATGACAGCCTAGAGGTGGAGTTCGATCGCGACGACGCCCTGGCCACCATGCTCACTCAGCTCAGCGACAAAACCCGCCTCGAACTCACCCCCGACCCCGACCAGCTCCAGGGCCACCTGCGCGACTACCAAAAGCGCGGCCTCTCCTGGTTGCACTATTTAGAGAATTTGGGTCTAAATGGCTGCTTGGCTGACGACATGGGCCTGGGCAAAACCGTGCAGGTAATCGCCCGCTTGATTCAAGAGCGAGAAGAGACGGCCCAACCGATTCCTCCTACACTGCTGATTGCGCCCACCTCTGTGGTCGGTAACTGGCACCACGAAATCCAAAAGTTTGCACCGCACCTGCGGGCAGTGGTGCATCACGGCGGGGAACGCAACCAAGACACCAAAGCCTTCAACACCCTCTGCCGCGACCACGACGTGGTGATCACCTCCTTCACCCTGACCCGCAAGGATGCCAAGCTGCTGGAGAGCATCACCTGGCACCGTATCGTGCTTGACGAAGCCCAAAACATCAAAAACCCCAAAACCGCCCAGACCAAAGCCATTCTCAAGCTTAACGCCAACCACCGCCTTGCTCTCACCGGCACCCCAGTTGAAAACCGCTTAATGGATCTGTGGTCGATCTTCAACTTCCTAAATCCGGGCTACTTGGGCACCCAGACCCAGTTTCGCAAGCAGTTCGAGCTGCCCATTCAAAAAGAAAACAGCCCCGCCCGCTCCGCCACACTGAAAAAGCTGGTGGAACCCTTCATTCTGCGGCGCCTCAAAACCGACCAATCGATCATCAAAGACCTGCCCGACAAGGTCGAGCAAAAGCTGTTCTGCAACCTCACCCCCGAGCAGGCCTCCCTCTACGAAGCAGTGCTCAAAGACGTCACCGAACAGATCGAAACCAGTGAGGGCATCCAGCGCCAAGGACTAATTCTCGCCACCCTGACTAAGCTGAAGCAGATCTGCAACCACCCCCGCCAGTTCTTGCAAGACAACAGTGAGTTTGCCCCGGAGCGATCGCACAAACTCAGCCGCCTGCTGGAAATGCTCGACGAAGTCGTAGCCGAAGGCGAAAGCGCCCTGGTCTTCAGCCAGTTTCGCGAAATTGGCGACGCCCTAGAGCACCACCTGCGCCACACCTGCCACTACAACACCTACTACATCCACGGCGGCACCAACCGCAAAAAGCGCGAACAGATGATCGCCGACTTTCAAAACCCTGACACCGAGCCCGCCATCTTTGTGCTGTCGCTTAAAGCTGCCGGAGTGGGCATCACCCTCACCCAGGCTAACCACGTCTTCCACTTCGATCGCTGGTGGAACCCCGCCGTCGAAGACCAGGCCACCGATCGCGCCTTCCGCATTGGCCAAAAGAAAAATGTCTTCGTCCACAAATTCGTCGCCATGGGCACGCTGGAAGAACGCATCGACCAGATGATTGAGGATAAGAAAAAGCTGGCAGGGGCGATCGTCGGAGCCGACGAATCGTGGCTGACGGAGTTAGACAACGACGCCTTTAAACAACTGATCGCCCTCAACAAAAACGCCATCATGGATTGA
- a CDS encoding superoxide dismutase family protein, producing the protein MDKPMLALLNRFKLICVALCLGALTLLARPAFADALITQADLIDNSGNTIGTVQVEQGHKGVLVNLKAKDLPPGYHGMHFHAVGDCSDLAAFKSAGGHVNPFNQPHGFRNPDGPHEGNLPNLVVAADGTVDVELYSELVALDSGAAKLLDDDGTALIIHTDKDDHYSQPIGGSGDRIACAVIK; encoded by the coding sequence ATGGATAAACCTATGCTGGCCCTTCTCAACCGGTTCAAGCTTATTTGTGTGGCCCTGTGCTTGGGTGCCCTGACCCTGCTGGCTCGCCCCGCCTTTGCCGATGCGCTCATTACCCAAGCTGACTTAATTGACAACAGCGGCAACACCATTGGCACGGTGCAGGTCGAACAGGGGCATAAAGGGGTATTGGTGAATCTCAAGGCCAAAGATCTGCCCCCTGGCTACCACGGCATGCACTTTCACGCTGTGGGCGACTGCTCTGATTTAGCTGCCTTCAAATCGGCAGGCGGTCATGTGAACCCCTTCAACCAGCCCCATGGGTTTCGCAATCCTGATGGCCCCCACGAAGGCAATTTGCCCAACCTGGTAGTCGCCGCTGATGGCACGGTTGACGTTGAGCTGTATAGCGAGCTGGTAGCGCTGGATTCTGGAGCAGCCAAACTGCTGGATGACGACGGTACAGCGCTGATCATCCACACCGATAAGGATGACCACTATTCGCAACCCATTGGCGGTTCGGGCGATCGCATTGCCTGTGCAGTGATCAAGTAA
- a CDS encoding Uma2 family endonuclease, which yields MTAVLVPPQRQVVLQGVSWATYQSLSRDLEAAPSKRLTYDQGALEIMVPLPPHESYKKLMGRMVEVTTEETETEIRSLGSTTWSREDLSKGLEPDQCYYIQHEQAVRGKDEIDLTVDPPPDLAIEIDHTSSSLDRMAIYAALGVPEVWRYDGATLTILALVNGKYCPQAISTVLPLLRQDTLLRFLQTSQTMGETSWVKAFRQWIREQHRMTN from the coding sequence ATGACCGCAGTTTTAGTTCCGCCCCAGCGCCAGGTAGTCTTGCAGGGGGTAAGCTGGGCCACTTACCAGAGCTTAAGCCGCGATTTGGAGGCCGCCCCTAGTAAACGCCTCACCTACGACCAGGGAGCCTTGGAAATCATGGTGCCGTTGCCTCCCCACGAAAGCTACAAAAAGCTTATGGGTCGCATGGTGGAGGTCACCACTGAAGAAACCGAGACCGAAATTCGCAGCTTGGGCTCTACCACCTGGAGCCGAGAAGACCTGAGCAAAGGGCTGGAACCAGATCAGTGCTACTACATTCAGCACGAGCAGGCAGTTCGCGGCAAGGATGAGATCGATTTGACCGTTGACCCACCGCCTGATTTGGCGATCGAGATCGATCACACTAGCAGTTCTCTAGATCGCATGGCGATTTATGCGGCCCTGGGCGTGCCAGAAGTCTGGCGATATGACGGTGCAACGCTAACAATACTCGCCCTAGTCAACGGCAAGTATTGCCCCCAAGCCATATCGACCGTCCTACCACTTTTGCGGCAAGACACTCTGCTGCGGTTTTTGCAGACCAGCCAAACTATGGGAGAAACCAGTTGGGTTAAAGCTTTTCGCCAGTGGATTAGAGAACAACATCGCATGACCAACTGA
- a CDS encoding GFA family protein, translating to MLNCHCSDCQLSSGAPFASGVVVLTKTIKVTGSPKEYSVRASSGSQTTRSFCSNCGSPLFTAGEAMPDFTSIRFTTFDDQSGFAPALDIWTSSAAPWVCLNDELPHFPQSPSPGTQA from the coding sequence ATGCTGAATTGTCATTGCAGTGATTGCCAATTATCCAGCGGAGCACCCTTCGCATCTGGCGTAGTCGTATTAACAAAGACCATCAAAGTCACCGGCTCACCAAAAGAATATTCTGTTCGCGCATCAAGTGGCTCTCAGACAACGCGAAGCTTCTGTTCGAACTGTGGTAGTCCCTTATTCACAGCCGGCGAAGCGATGCCAGATTTCACATCCATACGCTTTACAACGTTTGACGACCAAAGCGGTTTTGCTCCTGCGCTGGATATCTGGACATCAAGCGCAGCCCCTTGGGTCTGCCTGAATGATGAATTGCCACACTTTCCGCAATCCCCCTCACCCGGCACACAAGCGTAA
- a CDS encoding type II toxin-antitoxin system VapC family toxin, producing the protein MKLLLDTHTFIWWDREPNLIPPATLQLMRESQMLLSLVSLWEIQIKTQLGKLNLNMPLSSLVEHHQENGMALLAITLPHILALEQLPQYHKDPFDRLLIAQGRVESTAIVSRHSNFKSYDCQVIW; encoded by the coding sequence ATGAAGCTCCTCCTCGACACTCACACATTCATTTGGTGGGACAGAGAACCCAATTTGATTCCGCCAGCAACGCTCCAGCTCATGCGCGAGTCACAAATGCTGCTGAGCCTAGTGTCACTCTGGGAAATTCAAATCAAAACTCAGCTAGGCAAACTCAATCTAAACATGCCACTGTCCAGTCTCGTGGAGCACCATCAGGAAAACGGCATGGCACTGTTGGCAATCACCCTGCCACACATTCTGGCGTTAGAGCAACTGCCTCAATACCACAAAGATCCATTCGATCGCTTGCTCATTGCCCAAGGTCGCGTTGAATCTACGGCGATAGTTAGCCGTCACAGCAACTTCAAAAGCTATGACTGCCAAGTTATTTGGTAG